TAACTATATATTTTTTTTTCACATTACTAGTATGAAATAAAAAACAAAATATTACCAAACATTACGCTGATAATACTTTTCTTCCTTTTAATCTTCTTCTACTTAATAATTTTCGTCCTGTTGCCGATTGCATTCTTGCTCTAAAACCATGAGTTCTTTTATGCTTGATTTTACTTGGTTGCCATGTTCTTTTCATTCTCAACACCTCCTTATTTACATAACTAAGACATCATATAAATAATATCGGAAATGCAAAAAAATATCAATTAAAAGATACGATTTTATTAATTTTTTTCCTTTTATTTTGTGTAATTTGGGGGTGATTTTGTAATAACAACATCATGGGGATGTGATTCTTTTAGCCCATT
The Spiroplasma chrysopicola DF-1 genome window above contains:
- the rpmH gene encoding 50S ribosomal protein L34 — protein: MRMKRTWQPSKIKHKRTHGFRARMQSATGRKLLSRRRLKGRKVLSA